A single window of Anaerobaca lacustris DNA harbors:
- a CDS encoding DUF302 domain-containing protein has product MNEKESQHDKAQGRRPFLLGALLGVAVGAVLCAAVILGAMPKMMIATQESRLGFDETVDALERAIPAHGWVVSSVLDMNQSMAKHNVQFGPRVKLVKLCNPEHAKSVLTTDRYVSTLMPCTMAVWEGDDGKVYLSRMNMPLMAKLFGGNIARVMGGNVARDERAILSGIVRD; this is encoded by the coding sequence ATGAACGAGAAAGAATCACAGCACGACAAGGCGCAAGGAAGGAGGCCTTTCCTGCTCGGAGCGCTGCTTGGTGTCGCAGTCGGTGCCGTTTTGTGTGCGGCCGTGATCCTTGGGGCGATGCCCAAGATGATGATTGCCACTCAGGAGAGCCGGCTTGGCTTCGATGAGACCGTCGATGCGCTGGAACGAGCGATCCCGGCCCATGGCTGGGTGGTTTCGAGTGTGCTGGACATGAACCAGTCGATGGCCAAGCACAATGTCCAGTTCGGCCCGCGTGTCAAGCTGGTGAAACTGTGCAACCCGGAGCACGCCAAGAGTGTTCTGACCACCGATCGGTACGTCTCGACTTTGATGCCCTGCACGATGGCGGTCTGGGAAGGCGATGACGGCAAGGTGTATCTGTCGAGAATGAACATGCCCTTGATGGCAAAGCTGTTCGGCGGCAACATCGCCAGGGTCATGGGCGGCAACGTCGCTCGCGACGAGCGCGCCATCCTTTCGGGCATCGTGAGAGACTGA
- a CDS encoding enoyl-CoA hydratase/isomerase family protein, producing the protein MFDGTDFSTLEPFLRVEQFEWADMVRFGDDLLGVADAPRAIESFRALLEELTHRPGKPLVFQATSHCFCPDRCGALLKGLGELDGPRKERDTFSSPLAGLIMAREENVFGGLIRWLRSVRRPVIMVFQGDVVLPFLGIGLACDCRIATTDTVFHNQGRELDMPPGGGLLYLLPAYVGLGRANALVTRIGRMPAQSALEWGLLDEVVAPSELDQALQRVAAEVSCFSPETLDTIKQMLNLRLPSFDDFFTIETRGLDRALRGRPWEKLPGGGPDGT; encoded by the coding sequence ATGTTCGACGGGACCGATTTTTCGACATTGGAGCCTTTTCTTCGCGTTGAGCAGTTCGAATGGGCCGATATGGTGCGCTTCGGCGACGATCTATTGGGCGTGGCCGACGCCCCTCGGGCCATCGAGAGTTTTCGTGCTCTCCTGGAGGAACTGACGCACCGGCCGGGCAAGCCCCTGGTATTCCAGGCGACAAGCCACTGCTTCTGTCCGGACCGATGCGGCGCCCTGTTGAAGGGCTTGGGCGAGCTGGACGGCCCACGCAAGGAGCGTGACACGTTTTCGAGCCCGCTGGCCGGGCTCATCATGGCACGCGAGGAGAACGTGTTCGGCGGGTTGATTCGCTGGCTGCGGTCGGTGAGGCGGCCGGTGATCATGGTCTTTCAGGGCGATGTGGTCCTGCCGTTTCTTGGAATCGGGCTGGCCTGCGACTGCCGGATCGCCACCACCGATACGGTCTTCCACAATCAGGGGCGCGAGCTGGATATGCCTCCCGGCGGTGGGTTGCTCTATCTGTTGCCCGCCTACGTCGGCCTGGGCCGGGCCAACGCGCTGGTGACCCGAATCGGTCGAATGCCGGCACAATCCGCGTTGGAGTGGGGCCTGCTTGACGAAGTCGTTGCGCCTTCCGAGCTGGATCAGGCCCTCCAGAGGGTGGCCGCAGAGGTCTCGTGCTTCAGCCCCGAGACGCTGGACACGATCAAGCAGATGCTCAATCTGCGGTTGCCCAGCTTCGATGATTTCTTCACGATTGAGACGCGGGGGCTCGACAGGGCGTTGCGAGGCAGGCCCTGGGAGAAGCTGCCGGGCGGCGGGCCGGACGGCACCTGA
- a CDS encoding DUF362 domain-containing protein, with product MSCKRNEHRPKVCPGTGHRLGYWSRSRWPLWLLPVLGLASLIWFLIRVIPKPSRAAYPCQRLVAPFASAFVVWLTGLVGSTLLWRRARRLLGQSRYVTAGMFLAAAVSVMWLSLHVAGERETQAAFVPSEPSNQPIGVGKGIYPGRVVWTHDPAAANWDERTGRWWSDENTDQAVVDSMVSRSIRALTGEPNDVAAWDALFRHFNAVRGLGDVGYRPGEKIAIKINMNQDSGGAWGMRSGMPSPQALHSLLDQLIRVAGVPGEAITLYDASRFIGDPLYDKVRGDSDPDFQAVRFVVRPDLARAGRIAAVGDSTVPVRFAHPAIYGGATAYLPQCVTEAKYLINMALLRAHSLFGITVCAKNHFGSIRFPTWSGNRGWTPEPLHNYGSRTGAMGTYNCLVDLMGHAHLGGKTLLVLIDGLYSARNQSAEVMKYQSFGDNWCASLFLSQDPVAIDSVALDFIRNEPRATDCTGQGVDNYLHEAALAHDPPSGAFYDPDGDGIRLASLGVHEHWNNAIDRQYSRNLGAEEGIELVTPALTSENGPVLNATKGTRYDAIRHAVQDADDGDTIVVPPGHYRETVDFADKNVTVRSEDPNDPMVVAATVIAGNIRSVVFANGQGRDCVLAGLTLTGAVQGVYCTMSSPTLINCRIVDNDEAGVKLGESSDPMLVNCVIAGNGGSGIEMWAPRGGRMIPYNAAMIVHCTIVGNGTEGVAGDKPTIVNSVLYGNGPAGNVPQVTGDLPTVNYSNVQGGFPGTGNIDVEPGFVTPGYWSRLPSGVEVWIHGDYHLRADSPCIDAGDPDFVVEVPTDIDGDPRISGPRPDLGCDEVP from the coding sequence ATGTCGTGCAAGCGGAACGAGCACAGACCGAAGGTTTGCCCCGGGACAGGCCACCGGCTCGGATACTGGAGTCGAAGCCGTTGGCCTCTCTGGCTCCTGCCCGTTCTCGGGCTGGCATCGCTGATCTGGTTTCTTATACGCGTCATTCCCAAGCCTTCACGAGCAGCTTATCCCTGTCAGCGATTGGTGGCGCCGTTCGCCAGCGCCTTTGTGGTCTGGCTGACAGGCCTCGTCGGCTCGACGCTCCTGTGGCGCAGGGCACGGCGTCTGCTGGGACAATCGCGCTACGTTACGGCCGGCATGTTTCTGGCGGCGGCTGTCTCCGTGATGTGGCTCTCGCTCCATGTCGCCGGCGAACGCGAAACCCAGGCCGCGTTCGTCCCCAGCGAGCCGAGCAACCAGCCGATCGGCGTCGGCAAGGGGATCTACCCGGGCCGGGTTGTATGGACGCACGATCCCGCCGCCGCGAACTGGGATGAAAGGACGGGGCGATGGTGGAGCGACGAGAACACCGATCAGGCTGTGGTCGATTCGATGGTGTCGCGGTCCATTCGGGCCTTGACGGGGGAGCCGAACGATGTCGCGGCCTGGGACGCCCTGTTCCGGCACTTCAATGCGGTTCGTGGGTTGGGCGACGTCGGTTATCGGCCGGGCGAGAAGATCGCGATCAAGATCAACATGAATCAGGACAGCGGCGGCGCCTGGGGGATGCGGAGCGGGATGCCCAGCCCGCAGGCGCTCCACTCGCTTCTGGATCAGCTCATCCGCGTTGCCGGGGTGCCGGGGGAGGCGATCACCCTTTACGATGCCTCGCGTTTCATCGGCGATCCGCTGTATGACAAAGTGCGAGGCGATTCCGACCCGGATTTCCAGGCTGTCCGGTTCGTGGTTCGGCCGGACCTGGCGAGGGCCGGTCGCATCGCTGCCGTAGGCGACTCGACAGTTCCCGTTCGTTTCGCCCATCCTGCCATCTATGGTGGTGCTACGGCCTATCTTCCGCAGTGCGTGACGGAGGCCAAGTACCTGATCAATATGGCGCTGCTCCGGGCCCATAGCCTGTTTGGCATTACCGTATGCGCTAAGAACCACTTCGGCTCGATCCGCTTTCCTACGTGGTCGGGCAATCGCGGCTGGACCCCCGAACCGCTGCACAACTACGGCTCCCGCACCGGAGCGATGGGCACGTACAACTGCCTCGTCGATCTTATGGGCCACGCCCATCTCGGCGGCAAGACGCTGCTGGTCCTGATCGACGGCCTGTACTCGGCCCGGAACCAAAGTGCCGAGGTGATGAAATACCAGTCGTTCGGAGACAACTGGTGTGCCAGCCTGTTTCTGTCGCAGGATCCGGTCGCGATCGACTCGGTCGCGCTGGACTTCATTCGCAACGAGCCGCGCGCGACCGATTGCACCGGCCAGGGCGTGGACAACTACCTTCACGAGGCCGCGCTGGCCCATGATCCTCCTTCGGGGGCGTTTTACGATCCCGACGGCGATGGAATCCGACTGGCGAGCTTGGGCGTGCACGAGCACTGGAACAATGCGATCGACAGGCAGTATTCGCGCAATCTGGGGGCCGAGGAGGGCATCGAACTGGTCACGCCTGCGCTGACCAGCGAGAACGGGCCCGTCCTGAACGCCACGAAGGGGACGCGATACGATGCCATCCGCCATGCGGTCCAGGACGCCGACGATGGGGACACGATCGTCGTGCCTCCGGGTCACTATCGCGAGACGGTCGATTTCGCCGACAAGAACGTCACAGTCCGCTCGGAGGACCCCAACGATCCGATGGTCGTCGCCGCTACGGTGATCGCCGGAAACATCCGGTCCGTGGTGTTCGCCAATGGGCAGGGACGCGACTGCGTGCTGGCGGGCCTGACCCTCACGGGGGCTGTGCAGGGTGTGTACTGCACGATGTCGTCGCCGACGCTGATCAATTGCCGGATTGTGGACAACGACGAGGCCGGGGTGAAATTGGGCGAGTCGAGCGATCCGATGCTCGTCAACTGCGTCATCGCCGGCAACGGCGGTTCCGGCATCGAGATGTGGGCCCCGCGGGGCGGGCGCATGATCCCATACAACGCCGCGATGATCGTTCACTGTACGATCGTCGGCAACGGCACCGAGGGGGTTGCGGGTGACAAGCCCACCATCGTCAACTCCGTTCTCTACGGCAACGGGCCGGCCGGCAACGTCCCTCAAGTGACGGGCGACCTTCCCACCGTCAACTACAGCAACGTTCAGGGCGGCTTCCCCGGGACGGGCAACATCGACGTCGAGCCCGGCTTCGTGACCCCGGGCTACTGGTCCCGGTTGCCGTCCGGCGTCGAGGTCTGGATTCACGGAGACTATCATCTGCGGGCCGATTCGCCTTGCATCGATGCGGGCGACCCTGATTTCGTCGTCGAGGTTCCCACCGATATCGACGGCGATCCGCGCATCAGCGGACCCCGGCCGGATCTCGGCTGCGACGAGGTTCCGTAG
- a CDS encoding YgaP family membrane protein, protein MTVETMLRGIAGFFVIASALLAHYHSPYWLLFTGFVGLNLLQSAFTNWCPMMTFLRKLGVKG, encoded by the coding sequence ATGACGGTGGAAACGATGCTTCGAGGAATTGCCGGCTTTTTCGTGATTGCGAGCGCCCTGCTGGCGCATTACCATTCCCCCTATTGGCTGTTGTTCACGGGCTTCGTGGGTTTGAACCTGCTTCAATCGGCATTCACCAACTGGTGTCCGATGATGACGTTCCTGAGGAAGCTCGGAGTCAAAGGCTGA
- a CDS encoding LTA synthase family protein, with translation MSRPKAVFNAQREHAGFVRRLYGLLAPRAWSVIVFAALFCSLAVKLYHALRYGLLREYPSWILTDIAVLLSFEVVLSLICYRWPRKAVWRGALIAAAVVCTWSVVNAGWLIRTGTQILPMQLLSLIRDPMNIGKLVGLNLVRMPGAAAALLLPSAVALAFFFSVLARPVPPGYDPRTFRAKVGFSLVAIVVAIVGTAAASRLGSAQITAVGLRFNCHARAILAFLLPEYRHLASDDFSNATRQIPLASEVPVSLKPRRTNHNVVLLVLEGIQYRATSLAANLVESDGDRHDPTPYLATVASQGVSFTNARSVVTHTTKALFALLSGQRPGACQDIGETVPMAEPYASLATILEQGMGFRTAFFQSATGTFESRAGLVHNLGYQKFYAREDLNDPNVHVGYLGADEFALLEPIRDWIESDDTPFLLTIMCSVTHDPYEVPAWYGPMAATPVERYKQTIAYTDRFIQALDIELARLGLAENTVFCVVGDHGEAFGEHRIQGHDRVAYEEVLRIVMCIRAPLLIEAGRRVDRPVSSVDLAPTILDLLGFHVDPLGFDGDNALGPLPLHRKTYFAGWTQQGPSGFVQDGNKFVYYPEHNKVSLFRLRTDPLELWRFDLPEYVANEFSQEIIQWRKDTIFRIDQERTGQVVLFDSWLCRWNNRISSVRYIEPGR, from the coding sequence ATGAGTAGACCGAAAGCAGTATTCAACGCGCAGCGCGAACACGCTGGGTTCGTTCGCAGGCTCTACGGCCTGCTGGCGCCACGGGCTTGGAGCGTCATTGTCTTCGCGGCGTTGTTCTGCAGTCTGGCGGTGAAGCTCTACCATGCGCTGCGCTACGGTCTGCTGCGTGAGTATCCCAGTTGGATTCTGACCGACATCGCCGTGCTGCTGAGCTTTGAAGTCGTTCTGTCGCTGATCTGCTACCGCTGGCCCCGCAAGGCGGTCTGGCGGGGGGCCTTGATTGCGGCGGCGGTCGTGTGCACCTGGTCGGTGGTCAATGCGGGCTGGCTGATCCGAACGGGGACGCAGATCCTTCCCATGCAACTGCTGTCGCTGATCCGCGATCCGATGAATATCGGCAAGCTGGTGGGCCTGAACCTGGTTCGCATGCCGGGTGCGGCCGCGGCGTTGCTGTTGCCCAGTGCGGTTGCCTTGGCCTTCTTCTTCTCCGTGTTGGCGCGGCCGGTGCCGCCCGGCTACGATCCCAGGACGTTTCGTGCGAAGGTCGGCTTCTCCCTCGTCGCGATCGTCGTCGCAATCGTCGGCACGGCGGCGGCCTCCCGTCTGGGGTCCGCCCAGATCACGGCGGTCGGGCTGCGGTTCAACTGCCACGCGCGCGCCATCCTCGCCTTTCTTCTGCCCGAATACCGACACCTGGCCTCGGACGATTTCAGCAACGCCACGCGTCAGATCCCGCTGGCCAGCGAGGTTCCCGTGTCGCTCAAGCCGCGAAGGACCAACCACAACGTCGTGCTCCTCGTCCTGGAGGGCATCCAGTACCGCGCCACCTCGTTGGCCGCCAATCTGGTCGAAAGCGACGGTGACCGCCACGATCCCACTCCCTATCTGGCGACGGTGGCGTCTCAGGGAGTATCCTTTACGAATGCCCGCTCGGTGGTGACGCACACGACCAAGGCGTTGTTTGCCCTGCTGTCGGGTCAACGGCCCGGCGCGTGCCAGGATATCGGCGAGACCGTCCCGATGGCGGAGCCGTATGCCAGCTTGGCGACGATTCTCGAACAAGGGATGGGCTTTCGGACGGCTTTCTTTCAATCGGCCACCGGCACCTTCGAGTCCCGGGCCGGATTGGTGCACAACCTGGGATATCAGAAGTTCTACGCCCGAGAGGACTTGAACGATCCGAACGTTCACGTGGGCTATCTGGGCGCCGATGAGTTCGCCCTTCTCGAACCGATTCGCGATTGGATTGAGTCGGACGACACGCCGTTCCTGCTGACGATCATGTGCTCGGTGACCCACGACCCGTACGAGGTCCCGGCCTGGTACGGTCCGATGGCGGCCACGCCTGTGGAGCGCTACAAACAGACGATTGCCTACACCGACCGGTTCATCCAGGCTCTGGACATCGAGCTGGCCCGCCTGGGACTTGCCGAGAATACGGTCTTTTGTGTGGTGGGCGACCACGGCGAGGCCTTCGGTGAGCATCGGATCCAGGGCCATGACCGCGTCGCGTACGAAGAGGTGCTGCGGATCGTCATGTGCATTCGGGCGCCTCTGTTGATCGAGGCGGGACGGCGGGTGGATCGTCCGGTCAGCTCCGTCGATCTGGCCCCCACGATCCTGGACCTGCTGGGGTTCCACGTCGATCCGCTCGGCTTCGACGGCGACAACGCGCTTGGGCCGCTGCCGCTGCATCGCAAGACCTATTTCGCCGGCTGGACGCAGCAGGGGCCCTCCGGCTTCGTACAGGACGGCAACAAGTTCGTGTATTATCCCGAGCACAACAAGGTCTCGCTTTTCCGCCTGAGAACGGACCCACTGGAGCTGTGGCGGTTCGACTTGCCGGAGTACGTCGCGAATGAATTCAGCCAAGAGATCATCCAATGGCGAAAGGACACGATCTTTCGCATCGACCAGGAGCGGACAGGGCAGGTGGTGCTCTTCGATTCGTGGTTGTGCAGATGGAACAATCGGATCTCCAGCGTACGGTACATCGAGCCGGGTCGTTAG
- a CDS encoding outer membrane lipoprotein-sorting protein — translation MLRSRHFIALSISVVLGLVAVTGVHAAEGDVPDVQTIVTKANIAAYYQADDGKAVVKMTITNKAGQTREREFIILRKDVADGGDQNYFVYFQRPSDVRRMVYMVQKRTGEGRDDDRWLYLPALDLVRRIAASDKRTSFVGSDFVYEDVSGRGLDQDTHELIETTDTRFIVKNVPKKPDEVEFSYYTVAIDRKTYLPMKMDFYDKQGQLYRVIESKEVKVIQDFATVTKSVVKDLKTGGQTEMEFTDIQYNIGIGDIFEERYLRRPPREAMR, via the coding sequence ATGTTGCGCTCAAGACACTTCATTGCATTGTCGATTTCTGTCGTTCTCGGTCTGGTTGCCGTAACTGGCGTTCATGCGGCCGAGGGCGATGTGCCTGACGTTCAGACGATTGTGACCAAGGCCAATATCGCCGCCTATTACCAGGCCGATGACGGCAAGGCCGTGGTCAAGATGACCATCACCAACAAGGCGGGCCAGACCCGTGAGCGGGAATTCATCATTCTTCGCAAGGACGTGGCCGATGGGGGCGATCAGAACTACTTCGTGTATTTCCAGCGTCCGTCCGACGTCCGCCGGATGGTCTATATGGTGCAGAAACGCACGGGAGAAGGGCGCGACGACGATCGCTGGCTTTACCTGCCGGCCCTCGATCTGGTCCGGCGGATCGCCGCCAGCGACAAGCGGACCAGCTTCGTCGGCTCCGACTTCGTCTATGAAGACGTCTCCGGACGGGGGCTCGACCAGGACACGCACGAATTGATCGAGACGACCGACACGAGGTTCATCGTCAAGAACGTGCCGAAGAAGCCCGACGAGGTCGAGTTCAGCTATTACACAGTAGCCATCGACCGCAAGACCTACCTGCCGATGAAGATGGACTTCTACGACAAGCAGGGCCAGCTCTATCGCGTCATCGAGTCGAAGGAAGTCAAAGTGATCCAGGACTTTGCCACGGTGACCAAATCGGTTGTCAAGGACCTCAAGACCGGCGGACAGACCGAAATGGAGTTCACGGATATCCAGTACAACATCGGCATCGGTGATATCTTCGAGGAACGCTATCTCCGCAGACCCCCTCGGGAGGCCATGAGATGA
- a CDS encoding ArsR/SmtB family transcription factor: MDKELANHAAEVLKALAHPIRLQVVETLEGGELSVGEIAEAVGEKQAITSQQLNIMKDKGILSSRREGTRVFYRIENENAIRVLGCVHNHCRKKGKVKR; the protein is encoded by the coding sequence ATGGACAAGGAACTGGCAAACCATGCGGCGGAAGTGCTCAAGGCGCTGGCCCACCCGATTCGGCTCCAGGTCGTCGAGACGCTGGAAGGGGGCGAGCTGTCCGTCGGCGAGATCGCCGAGGCCGTCGGTGAGAAGCAGGCGATCACGAGCCAGCAACTGAATATTATGAAGGACAAAGGCATTCTGAGCTCCCGCCGGGAAGGGACACGGGTCTTCTACCGGATCGAGAATGAGAACGCGATCCGCGTGCTCGGATGCGTCCACAACCACTGCCGAAAGAAAGGCAAGGTCAAACGATGA
- a CDS encoding efflux RND transporter permease subunit, with protein sequence MEMKHKITDFSLSHYKLVTVVTVVLTLALGALIPRIQVDTDPENMLSADEPVRLFHDRTKEEFVLSDMVVVGVVNDAHPDGVFNPTSLRNIYDLTEYARTLRWPSEEDPNRQIGVIEVDLMAPSTVDHIGQGGPGVVTFEWLMPRPPETDAEALAIRDKAMSNPLLKGTVVSDDGKAIALYLPLTHKDLSHRVYRALNSKIAEFQGDEEYHITGLPVAEDTFGYEMFVQMAVSAPLAMAVIFLLMLVFFRKLVLVISPMIVAMVAVVSTMGALIGLGYPVHIMSSMIPIFLMPIAVVDSVHILSEFFDRYTKAKGRRQTMLEVMDNLFMPMLYTSLTSAAGFASLALTPIPPVQVFGIFVATGIMVAWICTVTFIPAYVMFLKEGSLENFGAAAVHEQRQTWLTHVLHGMGRLTYTAAKPILVAVVIIAAVALYGITRIQINDNPIKWFSRSHPIRVADIELNKHFAGTYEAYLVLSDASDPKADTEYVHGLRDRLLQKGEVLAETSPAATAVLAEAEKTLLAEASKNMTRLELLERLGEYAQEKEASALQETADVWYELIDFFDMETERLKVFKQPEALRYIAQLEEYLAETGLVGKTNSIAGIVKKVHQELVDGRLENYRIPDAPAAVAQCLIQFQSSHTPDDLWHFVTNDYDKANLWLQLRSGDNKDMEQVVRAVDRFFDETPPPVPIEHDWAGLTYINIVWQNKMVWGMLQSLLGSFIIVFIMMAILFRSPLWGLICMIPLSVTIVVIYGIIGLVGKDYDMPVAVLSALTLGMAVDFAIHFLERARMTYAETGSWRDSVAEMFGEPARAISRNVLVIAIGFMPLLAAPLVPYKTVGIFLCAIMALSGIVTLMILPAILRVGEKRLLQPAKTPQSPGCNCVFCMIVSVAAVVLVALNLHQNWEMSLGRLAVFGLIAIPLAALTCGIMSRRQACRMAQARQDKVNPVEE encoded by the coding sequence ATGGAAATGAAACACAAGATCACAGATTTTTCACTCAGCCACTACAAACTGGTTACGGTGGTGACGGTTGTTCTCACTCTGGCATTGGGCGCGCTGATCCCGCGCATTCAGGTGGACACCGATCCGGAGAACATGTTGTCGGCCGACGAGCCGGTGCGGCTCTTCCACGACCGGACCAAAGAGGAGTTCGTCCTGTCGGACATGGTGGTCGTCGGCGTGGTGAACGACGCTCACCCCGACGGGGTGTTCAATCCGACGTCGCTTCGCAACATCTACGACCTGACGGAATACGCGCGGACGCTGCGGTGGCCCAGTGAAGAGGACCCGAATCGCCAGATCGGTGTGATCGAGGTCGATCTGATGGCCCCCTCCACGGTCGACCACATCGGTCAGGGCGGCCCCGGCGTCGTAACGTTCGAGTGGCTGATGCCCCGACCCCCGGAAACCGATGCCGAGGCCCTGGCGATTCGCGACAAAGCCATGTCCAACCCGCTGCTCAAAGGCACGGTCGTCTCGGACGACGGCAAGGCGATCGCTCTGTACCTGCCGTTGACCCATAAGGACCTGAGCCACAGGGTCTACCGTGCGCTCAACAGCAAGATTGCCGAGTTCCAGGGCGACGAGGAATACCACATCACCGGTTTGCCTGTCGCCGAAGACACGTTCGGCTACGAAATGTTCGTGCAGATGGCCGTCTCGGCCCCGCTGGCGATGGCGGTCATCTTCCTTCTGATGCTGGTGTTCTTCCGCAAGCTCGTGTTGGTGATCTCGCCGATGATTGTGGCGATGGTGGCGGTCGTCTCGACGATGGGCGCGCTGATCGGGTTGGGGTATCCGGTCCACATCATGAGTTCGATGATCCCCATCTTCCTCATGCCGATCGCCGTCGTCGATTCCGTGCACATCCTGTCGGAATTTTTCGACCGGTACACCAAGGCCAAGGGCCGGCGTCAGACGATGCTGGAGGTGATGGACAATCTGTTCATGCCGATGCTGTACACCTCGCTGACCTCGGCGGCCGGGTTCGCCTCGCTGGCGTTGACGCCGATCCCGCCGGTTCAGGTCTTTGGGATCTTCGTCGCGACGGGCATCATGGTGGCGTGGATCTGCACCGTGACGTTTATCCCGGCCTATGTCATGTTTCTCAAGGAAGGGTCGCTGGAGAACTTCGGCGCCGCCGCCGTGCACGAGCAGAGGCAAACCTGGCTGACCCATGTGCTCCACGGTATGGGGCGACTCACATACACGGCGGCGAAACCCATTCTCGTGGCGGTCGTCATCATTGCGGCCGTGGCACTTTATGGCATCACCAGAATCCAGATCAACGACAACCCCATCAAGTGGTTCTCCCGGAGCCATCCGATCCGTGTGGCCGACATCGAGTTGAACAAGCACTTCGCGGGGACCTATGAGGCGTATCTGGTCCTCTCGGATGCGAGTGATCCGAAGGCCGACACTGAGTACGTGCACGGTCTTCGTGACCGCCTTCTGCAGAAGGGTGAAGTCCTCGCAGAGACTTCTCCCGCCGCCACGGCCGTACTTGCCGAAGCGGAGAAGACCCTTCTGGCCGAGGCGTCGAAGAACATGACCCGACTCGAACTGCTTGAGAGGCTCGGCGAATACGCCCAGGAGAAGGAGGCCTCGGCGCTCCAGGAGACGGCCGACGTCTGGTACGAACTGATCGACTTCTTCGATATGGAGACCGAGCGGCTGAAGGTGTTCAAACAGCCGGAAGCGCTCCGCTACATCGCGCAACTGGAGGAGTACCTGGCAGAAACCGGCCTAGTCGGCAAGACCAACTCGATCGCGGGCATCGTCAAGAAGGTGCACCAGGAGCTGGTCGACGGCCGGCTCGAGAACTACAGGATTCCCGATGCCCCTGCGGCGGTGGCTCAATGCCTCATTCAGTTCCAGAGCAGCCACACGCCCGACGATCTGTGGCACTTCGTCACCAACGACTACGACAAGGCCAACCTCTGGCTCCAGCTCCGAAGCGGAGACAACAAGGACATGGAGCAGGTTGTCAGGGCGGTGGACCGATTCTTCGACGAGACGCCGCCGCCCGTCCCGATCGAGCACGACTGGGCGGGGCTGACCTATATCAACATCGTCTGGCAGAACAAGATGGTCTGGGGTATGCTCCAATCGCTGTTGGGCAGTTTCATCATCGTCTTCATCATGATGGCGATCCTGTTCCGTTCGCCTCTGTGGGGTCTGATCTGCATGATCCCCCTGTCGGTCACCATCGTCGTGATCTACGGGATCATCGGTCTGGTCGGCAAGGATTACGATATGCCTGTGGCGGTGCTCAGCGCGCTGACGCTGGGGATGGCCGTCGATTTCGCCATCCACTTCCTCGAACGGGCGCGGATGACGTATGCCGAAACCGGGTCGTGGAGAGACAGTGTGGCCGAGATGTTCGGCGAACCGGCGCGGGCGATCAGCCGAAACGTCCTGGTGATCGCCATCGGCTTCATGCCTCTGCTGGCGGCTCCGCTGGTTCCCTACAAGACGGTCGGCATCTTCCTCTGCGCGATCATGGCGCTGTCGGGCATTGTGACCCTGATGATCCTGCCCGCGATTCTGAGGGTCGGCGAGAAACGACTGCTGCAGCCCGCTAAAACGCCGCAATCGCCCGGATGCAACTGTGTGTTCTGTATGATCGTCTCCGTGGCGGCCGTAGTGCTGGTGGCGTTGAACCTTCACCAGAACTGGGAGATGAGCCTGGGTCGTCTGGCCGTGTTCGGCCTGATCGCCATACCCCTGGCGGCGCTGACCTGCGGCATCATGTCGCGCCGACAGGCCTGTCGAATGGCCCAGGCTCGTCAGGACAAGGTCAATCCAGTCGAGGAATAG